In Pseudomonadota bacterium, the DNA window TTATTGTTGATTCATGCATTTCGATATCTTGAGCTATGTCTCTTAACACCATAGGCTTCATGAAAGTAATGCCTTTTTCAAAGAATTCCCGCTGAAATTTGAGAATACTTTCCATGACCTTAAATATCGTTTTCTGACGCTGTTGGATGCTTTTTATAAGCCATGCGGCGGAACGAATTTTATCATTTATGTATTCCTTGGCATCTTTATTTATTTTTCCACCATTACTAATTGTATTTTTGTAATAAGAATTAATTTTCAGTTTCGGCATTCCATCATCGTTTAAAACTACTACAAAATCATTTTCTGTTTTGTAAACATATATGTCAGGGGTTATATACTGAGGTGTTTCATCCGAAAACTTCCTTCCGGGTTTTGGCTCAAAACTTTTTATGATTTCTATGGCCGATATGATATCCTTGAGTTCAGCTTTAAGCTCCTTTGATATAGCTTTGTAATTTCTGTTTTGAAGATGATTGAGATGATGTTGTATGATATTGGTTATTAAAGAGTTGTCAAGATTAAGCTGCTTTGCCTGGATCAAAAGTGACTCTTTCAGATCTCTTGCACAAACACCCGAAGGATCAAAAGTTTGCAGCAGTGCCAAAACTTCTTCAATTTTGTCGGTAGAATAATTACTGTTATTAAATATGTCTTCAATAGAAGTTTCCAGATATCCATCGGTGTTTAAGTTGCCTATAATCAAACTTCCTATTTCTTCTTCTTCTTTTGTAGTACAAGCCATAAGAAGCTGCCATAGCAGATGATCATTTAATGAGTCCTTACCGGAGATAAAAGTTTCATAGCTGAAGGATTCTTTCTTTTCGGTTTCGAAATTAACTTTGCCGGGAGTATTATATTCATCAATATAATTACTCCAGTCTACGTCGTAATTGATCTTTTCTTCTATTTTTATTTCTTTATCTGCCGGCAGTTCCGGCTGAATCGGATTATCAGTCCGTTCAACCGGTGAGTCTTCCGGATGTGAATCAAGAGATTCTTCGAGTAGAGGGTTTGTTTCAAGCTCTTGACGAATTGTTTCCACAAGTTCAAGACGGGAAAGCTGTAAAAGCTTTATAGCCATCTGGAGCTGTGGAGTCATTACCAGTTGCTGGGATAATTTAAGTTGTTGTCTGAATTCAAGAGCCATATTTATAGTTTAAACTCATCTCCCAAATAGATACGGCGCGCAATTTCGCTGGAAGCTATTTTTTCGGAGCTACCGGCTTCAATGATTTTGCCTTCGCTAATTATATATGCCATATCGCATACATTAAGAGTTTCTCTTACATTATGATCGGAAATCAGCACCCCAATACCGCGGTTTTTAAGGTGTACAATAATATTTTTTATATCGAGTACAGCCAGCGGATCTATTCCTGCAAAGGGTTCATCAAGAAGGATAAAAGTCGGTTCTGTTGCAAGAGTGCGTGAAATTTCAAGACGCCTTTTTTCTCCCCCTGAAAGAAGTAATGCCTTCTGGTTCGATAGATGTTTGATGCCAAGCTCTTCAAGAAGCCTGTCTGCCCGTTCATTCTGTACTTTTGATGATATAGGCTGCATTTCTAAAATTGCCATTACATTTTCTCTAACTGTAAGCTTTCTGAAAATTGACGGTTCCTGGGGAAGATAACCTATTCCTTTGCGTGCTCTTATATACATCGGGCATGAAGTAATATCTTCATCATCAATAAAAATTCTGCCCTCGTCAGGTTTTACCATTCCAACGGCCATATAAAATATAGTAGTTTTACCAGCTCCGTTTGGGCCAAGAAGTCCGAATACTTTGCCGCTTTCCACATTTAGATCAACGGAATTGACAACTCTTCTTCCCCGGTAAATTTTAGCAAGTTTATCAAGAAGCAATTTTGACATTTATATTCCTTTATCAACAGATTCAAAGATAGCTTCAACTCGATTGCTTCTATTGCTTTCTATCTTAACATGTCCGTCATCTCTGAAAAAGATAATTTTTGATCCGGAAATGGAATTATTCCCGCTTTCAATTTTTGATCCGGGTCCGGTTAATGTAAAGATTCCTGTATTAGCTATGTAAACAGCATGTTGAGAATAGGCTATTTTATCATCAAACAATATTTTTACATTTCCGGTTGCTATTATTTCTTTTATAGATTCTTTTCCTTTTGTATTATCTTTTGTGTCAGCAGTATCTTTTTGATATAAAATATTCAATCTGTCTGATGTAATAACAGTTGTGCCCTGAACAGCTTTGACATTTCCGATGAACTCGGCTTTATCGGAATCTATTTCAATAACCAGCTTATCTGCCGTTATATGAGTTTTTTCTGTTTTTCCCTCTGTCTGAGTATTGAGTATTTTATCTATAGCAAATATGGTATCAGGAAGGAATAAAAAGAATACAACAAACAGCAGATGAATGTATTGCCTTTTTTTATAATGAAATGTTGTCACCAAATATTCCTTCTACTTTACCGATCAATTCAGCTTTATTTATGTTTAAATCTATCGACATGGAATCTGCAATAAGGTTTGAAGATTTGCCGGTAAATTCAACAGGAGCATTGGATTGAATAACGCGTTTTTTGTTATCGTAATTTATTATACTTGTTTTTAAAATATAATCATTGCTTGTAATTGTTATATTGCCATTAATTTCTATATTGCCTGATTCGGTTTTTATGGTTCCTTTGTCTGCGCTAAGATATATTTTTTGATTATCTTTTGTGAAAAAAGTAACCATAAGATCTTTAACAAAAGCCTCTTTTTTGTCTGCGCTATAAATTGCAGAACGAGCTTCAAGGCTCCATTCAACAATGCCGTTTTTTGTAGAGATTTGATTAATTTTTTCCATTGATACACTTGTACCATTAAGGACTACAGGCAGAATTTGCAAAGGCCTCTTTGAAAAATAGCGATATCCTATAATAACAGCAAAAACAGCAATAATAGTAATCGAAATCGCTGAAATTAATACGATTTTTATTTTTTTATTACTGAATAGATTTCGTAGATGCATTCTTAAAATCTTTCTATCACTAAATCCCAGTGTTTTTGAGCTTTAAGTATGGCTTCGCATATTTCCCTGATGGCACCGGCCCCGCCTTTTGCTGATGTTACAATGTAAGATATCTCGATTATTGCCTCATGAGCATCAGCAACTGCTATCGGGAGTCCAACTGACTTCATGATTGAAAAGTCCGGAAGATCATCTCCAATATAAGCTATATCTTCCGGCTTGATTTTTGTTTTTGTAATTATTTCATTTAGTATTTCAACCTTGTTTTTTACGCTGTCATATATGTGCCGGATATTAAGGTTTTTGCATCTGTGATGCAGAGCATTCGATTTTCTCCCGGTAATCACTCCGACTTCTATTCCCGCCAACATAAGAAGCCTGATTCCGAGCCCGTCTCTAACATAAAAAGTCTGAGTTTGAATATTATTATCATCATATATTATAGTACCATCAGTCATTACACCGTCAACATCAAGAAGTAATAATTTTACATGCTTAAGCCTGCTTTTTGCATCTGATACTTTAAATATCATGATTAACCTCGATTATATTTATAAAGCAACCTCGCGTATTGCCTTAAGCTTTGCAATTAAAGCATAAAGGCTGTCGTCAAGAACCAGTGAGTTGGGCCCATCACAAAGTGCTTTGTCCGGGTCAGGATGAACTTCCAAAAATATTCCGTCAGCTCCTGCTGCAACAGCTGCTTTTGCAAGTATTGGCGCAAATTTTCGTTCGCCTCCGGAACTCTTGCCGGCACCGCCCGGAAGCTGTATGCTGTGTGTTGCGTCAAATATGACAGGATAACCCGTTTCCTGCATTATATTAATGCCTCTGAAGTCAACTACAAGGTTGTTATATCCAAACGTACTGCCACGTTCCGTTATGAGGATATTAGTATTTCCGGCAGAAGCAATTTTTTCAACTATATTTGTAATATCCCAAGGGGCTAAAAACTGCCCTTTTTTAATATTTACTGGTTTCCCAGTTCTTGCAATTTCTAATATTAAATCGGTCTGTCTGCAAAGAAAAGCCGGTATTTGAATTATATCTAAAACATCGGCTGCTTTATCAATTTCCTTAATTGAATGGACATCAGATATAACTAACAGTCCCAGTTCTTTTTTTATTTGAGCAAGAATATCAAGTCCTTCTAAAAGCCCCGGCCCTCTGAAAGAGCTTAATGAAGTACGGTTTGCCTTATCGTAAGAAGCTTTAAATATCAGAGGTATATCAAGTTTTTGGGAAAGTTCTTTAAGATAATATGCTATCTGAAATGTTATATCTTTATTTTCAATAACACACGGACCGGCAATTATGACAAGCGGATGATTTTTTCCAATCGATATATTG includes these proteins:
- a CDS encoding HAD-IIIA family hydrolase; its protein translation is MIFKVSDAKSRLKHVKLLLLDVDGVMTDGTIIYDDNNIQTQTFYVRDGLGIRLLMLAGIEVGVITGRKSNALHHRCKNLNIRHIYDSVKNKVEILNEIITKTKIKPEDIAYIGDDLPDFSIMKSVGLPIAVADAHEAIIEISYIVTSAKGGAGAIREICEAILKAQKHWDLVIERF
- the rpoN gene encoding RNA polymerase factor sigma-54, with translation MALEFRQQLKLSQQLVMTPQLQMAIKLLQLSRLELVETIRQELETNPLLEESLDSHPEDSPVERTDNPIQPELPADKEIKIEEKINYDVDWSNYIDEYNTPGKVNFETEKKESFSYETFISGKDSLNDHLLWQLLMACTTKEEEEIGSLIIGNLNTDGYLETSIEDIFNNSNYSTDKIEEVLALLQTFDPSGVCARDLKESLLIQAKQLNLDNSLITNIIQHHLNHLQNRNYKAISKELKAELKDIISAIEIIKSFEPKPGRKFSDETPQYITPDIYVYKTENDFVVVLNDDGMPKLKINSYYKNTISNGGKINKDAKEYINDKIRSAAWLIKSIQQRQKTIFKVMESILKFQREFFEKGITFMKPMVLRDIAQDIEMHESTISRVTTNKYAFTPQGIFELKYFFNSSINRSNGETIASTGVQEMIKKIIESENPKKPYSDDKITEIIAKHNINIARRTVAKYREILKILSSNKRKQP
- the kdsA gene encoding 3-deoxy-8-phosphooctulonate synthase, which produces MTTTVNIANISIGKNHPLVIIAGPCVIENKDITFQIAYYLKELSQKLDIPLIFKASYDKANRTSLSSFRGPGLLEGLDILAQIKKELGLLVISDVHSIKEIDKAADVLDIIQIPAFLCRQTDLILEIARTGKPVNIKKGQFLAPWDITNIVEKIASAGNTNILITERGSTFGYNNLVVDFRGINIMQETGYPVIFDATHSIQLPGGAGKSSGGERKFAPILAKAAVAAGADGIFLEVHPDPDKALCDGPNSLVLDDSLYALIAKLKAIREVAL
- the lptB gene encoding LPS export ABC transporter ATP-binding protein, with amino-acid sequence MSKLLLDKLAKIYRGRRVVNSVDLNVESGKVFGLLGPNGAGKTTIFYMAVGMVKPDEGRIFIDDEDITSCPMYIRARKGIGYLPQEPSIFRKLTVRENVMAILEMQPISSKVQNERADRLLEELGIKHLSNQKALLLSGGEKRRLEISRTLATEPTFILLDEPFAGIDPLAVLDIKNIIVHLKNRGIGVLISDHNVRETLNVCDMAYIISEGKIIEAGSSEKIASSEIARRIYLGDEFKL
- the lptC gene encoding LPS export ABC transporter periplasmic protein LptC, with product MHLRNLFSNKKIKIVLISAISITIIAVFAVIIGYRYFSKRPLQILPVVLNGTSVSMEKINQISTKNGIVEWSLEARSAIYSADKKEAFVKDLMVTFFTKDNQKIYLSADKGTIKTESGNIEINGNITITSNDYILKTSIINYDNKKRVIQSNAPVEFTGKSSNLIADSMSIDLNINKAELIGKVEGIFGDNISL